GCACGGTCATCACCACAAAGACCAGAAAAATGGCCAGAACAAAAAGAATCATACTCATATCACGGCCTTCCTGAATAGCCTTGCTGCCACTGCTATTATAGAGAAAATAGCCATCAGGCAAGGGAAAGTCTTTAATTTTCTGCTCAATTTTTGCCATGACCGGGAGTAGATCATCATCATCAATTAGGCTTGCAGTAAGCTCGACAATTCTTTGCTGATTATCACGCACAATCACTGAGGGGGAGGCGGCAAATTCAAGATTGGCTACCTCATTGAGATAGACGGCTTCACCATTGTGATGTTTGATTAAAATATGGTTTAAATCATCATTGGATAAAATGCTAGCGCGTGATAAGCGGATACGTATATTGTATTCACGATCATTTTCAATAAAATCAGAGACGATGACACCATCTAAGGCGACTCTCAGTGCATAGCCAATGTCGCTGGCCTTAATGCCTAGGTCGGCTGCTCGTTGACGACGAATTTTTAATTTCAGTTCCTTATTGTTTTCTTCATAGGTTTGCTCAAGATTTCTTAGGCCGTCAACCTCACTGAGCTTGGCGACCAATTGATTGCCAATTTGATTGAGTGTTTGCAGATTTTCACCCTGTACACGCAGACTGATTTTTTTATCACTCTTGCCCAAACGTACTCCACGAACGCCTCGTACAAAGAGTCGGGTTTTGATGCCGGTTAAATTTAATGCGGCTATTTTAGGCTTGATGGCTGTGATCCATGCTTGAGCATCCATAGTACGTTCTGAACTGGATGTCAGTTGAATTTTAATCGAGCTGGAATTACTGCTTTCTCGTTGTGAGCGACCAAAAACACTGCCACCAATGGTGCTAAAGACTGTAATAACTTCTTTGTCGGCTAATAATAGGCTTTCAATTTTGTCTACGACCTGATCCATTTCGTTCAGGCGCATACCCGGCTCACCAGAAATACTGAGGTAAACTCGGCCTTCATCTATTTTAGGCAGAAAGATTTGTTTTTCATTAATAATGAATTGCACGCTCAAAAATAGGGCAGGCAGTAAAATAATAAAGGGTAGCCAACCATGATGGATAATGAAACCAACTAATCGCTCATAGCCTGATGCAATGGTGGTAAAAATTTTTCGGGGGGGCTTTTTAACGGGTTGCTTGAGTTGTGCTGCAAGACTCGGTACTACCGTGAGGGAAACCAGCATGGAGGCCACAATGGCAGCAGATATGGTGATGATAAGTTCTTTAAATAAGAGTCCGACCAGACCACTCATGAATAAAAAGGGCAGTACAGCGGCTAAATTGGTACTGGTGGATGCGACAATGGCGCTATTCACTTCATTGGCTGCTTGTAAGGCAGGGTGAAGACCTTTTTCTTGTGTGCCATGTTGCTCGGACTGATGGCGGGAAATATTTTCCAACATCACAATGGTGCTATCGACCAACATACCAATGCCCAGGGCTAATCCTCCCAGAGTCATAATGTTCAGTGTCAGCCCGGTGATTTCCATAATAATAAAAGTGATCACAATCGCCAATGGTATTGCCGTACCAATGATCAAAGTGCGGCGAATATCACCAAGGAAAAAATACACCACTAACATGGCTAGAAATGCACCGGTCAAAGCGGCACGAGAGGCATTGCTAAGTGCGTGTTTGATGAAAATAGCCTGATCATCAACCGCCGTAATTTGCACATCATCAGGGATCAGATGTTCATCTTTTAATTGCTTAATGCGTTGGTTTATCGCATCTACAACTGCTACAGTATTTGCCTGAGGTTGTTTTTGTATGGAGAGTTTAACGCCTTCCATGCCATTGAGACGAATGCTTACTCGCTCATCTTCATGGGTGTCTAAAATCTGTGCGACTTCGTTGAGTTTCACCGCCTCATCGACTTGTTGTGCTTGTTCGTTAAGCAAGGGGAGTTGCGCTAATTCTTCCAGTGTTTCAAAACGAGCATTGGTGCGAGTGCTGAGTTCGTCAAAGGCGGTATAAATACGTCCGGCGGCAATGTCCCGGTTTTCTTCTTTGATTAACTTATCGATGTCAGAAAAATTAAGCTGCTGAGGGACTAGACGTTGTTGATCCAGAATGATTTGAATTTCCCGAACCAAACCGCCACCCAGTTCAGTTGAGGCTACGCCGGGAATATTGATAAACCATTTACTTAATTGATAATCGACATAGCTACGCAAGTCGATAGGAGAACGCTGGTTGGAACTCACAATAAACTCGATGATAGGAATTTGTGAGGGATCGCGCTTATAAATAACGGGTGGGTCAATGGAGTCGGGTAAAAAACGTTTGGCTCGATCCAGACGGTTGCTGGCATCACGTAAAGCGACATTGATATCCGTGCCATAAGGAAAACTCAGATCCACGGAACTACGACTCTCAGTGGTTCGAGACTGTATTGAAATTGCCCCTTCGGTGATGGCCAATTGTTCTTCTAGTTGCCGGGTGATTTTGTCTTCCATAATGGTAGCGGGCACACCGGGATCGACAATACGTACCCGTACATCGGGATAAATAATGTCGGGTAATAAATTCACGCCTAGTCGCTCTAGCATGAATAAGCCTAATACCAAAAAGGCCAATGCAATCATATTGACCCCAATAGGATGCTTGATGGCCCAAGCAGCGATATTATTATTTGCAGCGTGTTTTAGCATGTTATTTTATGGCACATTTATTCTTGCCCATTTATTCTTGCCCATTTATTCTTGCATAGGGGAATTGATGATATTAACTTTTTTGCCGTCACGCAATCCGAATAAGCCTTTGCTGACCACTTTATCACCAACATTCAGTCCTGATAATATCTCCATTTTTTGTGGGTATTTACGCCCAGTGATAATGTTTTTGCGGGCAATTTTATTCTCAGCATCAATGCTAAAGACATAAGCCCCTAATTGGTCATAACGGATGGCCGATAGGGGGACTACCAGCACTGTTTTATTGGCAGTGACCAGTGAAATACGCGCCAGTTGTCCGGGGCGTGCTCCCTTGGGCACGGGGGATAGTTTTACTTCGACTAAGCCTTTGCGGGTTTTGGCATTAATGTTGGGATAAATTCGATAAATATTACCCTGCCAGATTTTTTTCCCTAAAGCATCGACCTGATAGCTAATCGCATCATGCAGTTTTATCTGGTTCAAATGTAATTCAGACAAAGGCACTTTGACGATAAGACTGGAGGTATCAATGAGACTCATAAACTGGGTGTGCAAGGGTAATACATCACCTGGTTCAGCCAGACGTTCGCTGACAATGCCTGCCCACGGGGCTTTAATCTGTGTATAGCTTAAACGCTTTTTCTGCAAATTGTATTCAGCTTTATCCAAGGCAACCTTTGTTTTGGCTCGAATCAACAGTTCTTTTGAGGTGAGATTGGATTTAGAGAGTTTTTCTAAGCGTCCATAGTCAATAATTGACTGCTTGAGGGTGGCATCAGCCTTATTGTATTGGGCACGAAAAATAGTGTCGTCCATACGCGCTAATAAATCGCCTTTGTTGACCTTATCACCCTCATAAAAAGGCAAGCTTTCCAATATGCCTTGCGCCTGATTAAAAAAGCGTACCGTGCGGAAGGGGTCTAAAGTCCCCGTGACGGTCATTTTATGGTTCATAGATTCATTCATGACTTCAGCGACTTCCACCGCAGGCAAGGGGCGGGCAATGCGTTTTTTTGATGCCGAATCAGAGGTATTATCCAAGCCATCACAAGCGGTCAAAAATAAGCTGAAAATACTGAATAACAGGATGGTAATACTATTTTTTGTAAGGTATTTAATTATTTGCATACAATATAAATTTATTTTAATGTTTTCCAGTAAATAGTTTAAGTGTCGTTATAAGTATCTTTATAGGTATAGTTTAGCGCGAAAATTGATTAGAATGCATGCTTATTTATTTGCCAGAGGCTATTGCCTGATTTAATTATGACTATTCGTACCCATTATACTGCCGCACCCCATAAAGATCGCCATGATTTCTCAAATCTTCGACGTATTGTACCATTTTTGTGGGAATATAAAGGCCGAGTGCTGGCCGCGTTACTGCTCTTGATTGCCGCCAAGGTTGCCACCGTCGGTGTGCCATTTATCCTGAAAGAAATTGTCGATAATTTGTCTAAAACGGATGTCGTTCTGGTTTTACCTGTGGTGCTCTTGTTAGGCTATGGTGCGCTACGCCTTCTCAATGTATTATTCAGTGAATTACGTGATACTGTCTTTGCCCGAGTTCGCTATCGTGCCATGCGAAATCTTTCCCGTGAAGTCTTATCCCACCTTTATTCCTTATCGCTACAATTTCATTTAGAACGTCGTACGGGGGGCATTTCCCGTGATTTAGAGCGGGGTACTCGAGCCGTCTCATCGATTATGAATTATCTGGTGTTTAATATCATTCCAACCGTGGCTGAATTTGCGCTGGTGGCGGTGCTTCTCTTGGGTGATTATGCGGTTGAGTTTTCCATTGTCACCTTTAGTACGGTTTTTATTTATATTACCTTTACACTCTTGCTCACCAATTGGCGTATGCATATTCGCCACCACATGAACCGCTTGGACTCCAGTGCCAATGCCATGGCGGTGGATGGTTTAATTAATTATGAAACGGTGAAATATTTTAATAATGATCCTTATGAGATCAATCGTTATGATAATACTCTGGACGAATGGGAAGACTGTGCGGTAAAAAGTCAGGCATCCATGTCGCTACTGAATTTTGGTCAGGGCAGTATTATTGCCGTCGGTGTGACGACAATGATGTTCTATGCCACTCAGGGTGTTGTTGATGGCAGCATGACGATTGGTGACTTGGTCTTGGTTAATGCACTGATGTTGCAACTCTTTATTCCCCTGAATTTTCTGGGCATTATTTATCGCTCCATGATGCATTCACTGGCGGATATTGATCTGATGTTTGAATTGCTGGATAAAAAAGGCGATGTCAGTGATGCCGAAAAGGCCAATGAGCTACAAGTGTCACAGGGTGTGGTGAAATTTGATAATGTTGATTTTGGCTATCAATCTGAGCGGCAGATTTTGCATAAGGTCAGCTTTGAAATTCCAGCGGGTAAAAAATTAGCGGTTGTCGGCCCCTCCGGTGCGGGCAAGTCAACATTGTCGCGGCTATTGTTTCGTTTTTATGATGTTGATAGTGGCAGTGTGAGTATTGATGGGCAGTCGGTGACAGAAGTGACACAATATAGCCTGCGTCAGGCAGTGGGTATTGTGCCGCAGGATACGGTGCTATTCAATGAAAGTATTTTCCACAATATTATTTATGCCCGTCCGGATGCAACAGAGGAAGAAGTGTTTCAAGCCAGTCGTTTAGCCAATATTCATGGTTTTATTGCTCAATTGCCTGAAGGCTATGATACCGTGGTAGGCGAACGCGGACTCAAACTCTCTGGCGGAGAAAAACAACGGGTGGCCATTGCCCGGGTGATTTTAAAAAATCCGCATATACTGGTTTTTGATGAAGCGACCTCATCACTGGACTCACATTCTGAGCAGATTATTTTAAGTTCTCTGGCAGATGTGGCACAGCAACGCACCACCCTAGTCATTGCCCATCGACTATCCACTATTGCCGATGCGGATATTATTCTGGTACTGGAAAAAGGCCGGGTTAAAGAGCAGGGGAGTCATGAAGAATTGCTGGCTTTGAATGGTCTTTATAGCAGCATGTGGAATATACAATTGCAAGAAAAGCAGGATAATAAAAAGTAAAGGTAAACAATGCATGGCAGATGATAAGTTATTATTAGCGGTAGTAGAAAAAGGCGGCTATCCGGATTTTACCTCGGTTTATGAAAGCATGGGCTTCACCGTTGAAATGGTGAGCACACCACGTAAAGCGATCAGCTTTTTGAAAAAAAATGCGGTCACTCTATTGGTTTCAGAATTTAATTTTCAAACTGATTTTCGGGATAGAACCAGTTCCTTAGAATCGATTATGGCCAGCGTTCAGCACCAGCAGGACATCAAGGTGGTGATCTTTTTAGATAAAGATAATGTCGAACGCTTTGAAAGAGTCAGTTCACGCTTTCCGATACATAATACCTTGACCTTTCCCTTTGATGAGGCACAATTAAAAAAAGCACTGGTACTTTGAAATTGCTAGTGATGAACTGATTATTCTAGCTTAAAAGGAATTAATAACATGCTTCACCAACCGTTAGGGATACTGAGTAAACTATTACTTATCTTCTTTGTTTTGCAAAACACTGCGTTTGCAACTTGCCAATGGAATGCTGAGCTTTCGCCGCAAGTTGAAAAAAAACAAGCAAATCAATTAACACAGGATATTGAAACTTACTATTCTCTTATTGAAGAGTCACTGCAACATCGTAGCATTAGCCTACAGCTTTTCGGCTCACTACAAAACGAACTAGAAAGCAATGCTCACCTTTCCGCCGCCAGTCTAAATCACTTTAAACAAGCGATAAAAACACATCTTAAGTTACGCCAACGTTTATACGATATGGTACAGGCAAGAAAATGTTGGTTGCCGGAAGAGCAAAATAATGACGAAAACTTCTTTGTAAAGCAGACCTCGCAAGCTATTTCTATTATGCAACTTAAAGGCATTATGCTGTCACTTTCAGCGGCATTAAATCTCTATGATAATTATCTTTTAGTGGTGGCAAGCTTTCAGCAAGAACCCCAACTCAGACGGATTATTGATCAGCCCGATAGTGGTTTTGGTTTGTCCAGCAACCACCTTATGGATGCTACATTAGCCTTTAATTCAGTCATCAATCGCGC
This genomic window from sulfur-oxidizing endosymbiont of Gigantopelta aegis contains:
- a CDS encoding efflux RND transporter permease subunit — translated: MLKHAANNNIAAWAIKHPIGVNMIALAFLVLGLFMLERLGVNLLPDIIYPDVRVRIVDPGVPATIMEDKITRQLEEQLAITEGAISIQSRTTESRSSVDLSFPYGTDINVALRDASNRLDRAKRFLPDSIDPPVIYKRDPSQIPIIEFIVSSNQRSPIDLRSYVDYQLSKWFINIPGVASTELGGGLVREIQIILDQQRLVPQQLNFSDIDKLIKEENRDIAAGRIYTAFDELSTRTNARFETLEELAQLPLLNEQAQQVDEAVKLNEVAQILDTHEDERVSIRLNGMEGVKLSIQKQPQANTVAVVDAINQRIKQLKDEHLIPDDVQITAVDDQAIFIKHALSNASRAALTGAFLAMLVVYFFLGDIRRTLIIGTAIPLAIVITFIIMEITGLTLNIMTLGGLALGIGMLVDSTIVMLENISRHQSEQHGTQEKGLHPALQAANEVNSAIVASTSTNLAAVLPFLFMSGLVGLLFKELIITISAAIVASMLVSLTVVPSLAAQLKQPVKKPPRKIFTTIASGYERLVGFIIHHGWLPFIILLPALFLSVQFIINEKQIFLPKIDEGRVYLSISGEPGMRLNEMDQVVDKIESLLLADKEVITVFSTIGGSVFGRSQRESSNSSSIKIQLTSSSERTMDAQAWITAIKPKIAALNLTGIKTRLFVRGVRGVRLGKSDKKISLRVQGENLQTLNQIGNQLVAKLSEVDGLRNLEQTYEENNKELKLKIRRQRAADLGIKASDIGYALRVALDGVIVSDFIENDREYNIRIRLSRASILSNDDLNHILIKHHNGEAVYLNEVANLEFAASPSVIVRDNQQRIVELTASLIDDDDLLPVMAKIEQKIKDFPLPDGYFLYNSSGSKAIQEGRDMSMILFVLAIFLVFVVMTVQYESLKNPLIILMAIPFMIIGVAAGLYFRDLPVSMPVWLGLIMLAGIVVNNAIVLVEQIELERKAGLALEQAISHAARLRLRPILMTTLTTVVGMLPLSIGLGDGAEMLQPLAVVIVWGLSFSMLVSLIIIPILYRLFHSNKAL
- a CDS encoding efflux RND transporter periplasmic adaptor subunit, with translation MTACDGLDNTSDSASKKRIARPLPAVEVAEVMNESMNHKMTVTGTLDPFRTVRFFNQAQGILESLPFYEGDKVNKGDLLARMDDTIFRAQYNKADATLKQSIIDYGRLEKLSKSNLTSKELLIRAKTKVALDKAEYNLQKKRLSYTQIKAPWAGIVSERLAEPGDVLPLHTQFMSLIDTSSLIVKVPLSELHLNQIKLHDAISYQVDALGKKIWQGNIYRIYPNINAKTRKGLVEVKLSPVPKGARPGQLARISLVTANKTVLVVPLSAIRYDQLGAYVFSIDAENKIARKNIITGRKYPQKMEILSGLNVGDKVVSKGLFGLRDGKKVNIINSPMQE
- a CDS encoding ABCB family ABC transporter ATP-binding protein/permease — encoded protein: MTIRTHYTAAPHKDRHDFSNLRRIVPFLWEYKGRVLAALLLLIAAKVATVGVPFILKEIVDNLSKTDVVLVLPVVLLLGYGALRLLNVLFSELRDTVFARVRYRAMRNLSREVLSHLYSLSLQFHLERRTGGISRDLERGTRAVSSIMNYLVFNIIPTVAEFALVAVLLLGDYAVEFSIVTFSTVFIYITFTLLLTNWRMHIRHHMNRLDSSANAMAVDGLINYETVKYFNNDPYEINRYDNTLDEWEDCAVKSQASMSLLNFGQGSIIAVGVTTMMFYATQGVVDGSMTIGDLVLVNALMLQLFIPLNFLGIIYRSMMHSLADIDLMFELLDKKGDVSDAEKANELQVSQGVVKFDNVDFGYQSERQILHKVSFEIPAGKKLAVVGPSGAGKSTLSRLLFRFYDVDSGSVSIDGQSVTEVTQYSLRQAVGIVPQDTVLFNESIFHNIIYARPDATEEEVFQASRLANIHGFIAQLPEGYDTVVGERGLKLSGGEKQRVAIARVILKNPHILVFDEATSSLDSHSEQIILSSLADVAQQRTTLVIAHRLSTIADADIILVLEKGRVKEQGSHEELLALNGLYSSMWNIQLQEKQDNKK